The region AATTCCTCATCTTCCATCGGTAAGGAATGCCCTGTCTAGGGGCACCATAATTGTAGCGAATGGTACCACAAATGCATTTGTTGCCGAAGAACTTGGAAAGATCACGGTGGCTTCTAAGGCTCTTTATTCTGTTGGCATCATCACCGGGGGAAAACTCACAGCCAATCCGCCCGAAAAGGTAATGCCCCCACTTGTCATCAAGCATGGGACGCGGGTGGAGATTCCATGGCGAGATGTCTTGCCTGAATTTGGGCCTCACGATGTATTCATAAAGGGTGGAAATGCTTTGGACCTCGATGGTTTTGTCGGGATTCTGACAGGCGACGGTTATGGCGGCACGATAGGTCGTGCATTACCTGTAATTTCGTCCAGAGGGTCTACCCTTGTAGTGCCCATCGGACTAGAAAAGCTGGTGCCCTCTGTGGTGGAGGCTGCTGGTCTTATGGGATCCCAGACATTTGATTGGGCCATCGGCGGAACTGCCGGGATGATGGTTGTGACAAACGCCGAGGTCGTGACGGAAATAGAGGCAATTAATCTTCTCTCAGGCGCTCAAGCTACATGTGTCGCGTCCGGCGGCGTGGCCGGTTCCGAAGGCGCCGTGACTTTGGTCGTTCAAGGTGATAATGAACAGGTGACTGAAATCAAGAGGATCGTTGAATCTATAAAGGGGGAGCCTCAAGTAGTTTGAAAGATCATTATTTCTCTGAGAGACCCGAAGCCCCGCATAGGGAAAAACTCATATTCGCCCGACTCAGAGGCAGTGATTACCGCTTTTGGACAGATTCATCTGTCTTTTCGAGGGAAAGGGTTGATCGCGGCACGAGATTATTGATAGATGCCATGGAGATCCCACCAGATGCCACGATCCTGGATCTCGGATGTGGCTATGGTCCCGTAGGGATAGTCGCGGCCAGGCTCGCCCCTCAGGGAGTCGTCTATATGGTGGACATTAATGAACGGGCCATATGGCTCTCACGGCGAAATGCGCAGGAGAATAATGTGAGAAATGTGGTAGTCCTTCAGGGCGAAGGTTTCGTGCCTGTCAAGGACTTGGAGTTTGACGTAATTCTCACGAATCCGCCGATTCGCGCGGGAAGAAAGGTCCTCATCAAGCTATTCGAGGGGGCTCGGGATCATCTAGGGCAGGGCGGGACATTTTGGATGGTAGCCAGGACAAAGCAGGGCGTCCTGACTTTGGCTTCTGAAATGGAGCGGATTTTCGGGAATGCCGACGAGGTAGAACGCGGGGGTGGATATAGGGTCATAAGGTCTTACATGATGTAACTTGGCATAGGCTGTAGAGAGGCAGGCGCTGAGGCGCATATGGCAGTCGGTGCCACCGGAGGCGCTAAGGCGTCGACTGCGCCGCCTGCACGCCGGTCTACTCTCTGTGTGCGAGGGATTCCTGATGGCCAATATCATTATTGTCAAATGGGACCGCAGGAATTTCATTCTAATATTGATCAGCCTTGCGAGCATATTCATTCTGGCATTCGTCCTTGCAAGGACTTCTACCCTCGTGATATCCCCGTTCTACGGAGCCGTTTGCGGCAAAATGGTGGTCATCGACGCGGGCCATGGGGGCCCTGATCCGGGCGCTGTTGGCAAATCTGGCGTCGCGGAAAAAGACATTGTCCTGGATATCGCCCGCCGCCTCGAGCGTATGCTGAACCGTGTCGCTGTATATACCATAATGACCAGGCGGAGCGACGAGGTTTTGGTAGGGTCAGGAGCAGATGAAACCCTATACTGGCGACGCGCCGAACTGGAAAAGAGAATGGAGCTCGCCAATGGCAGCGGAGCTGATCTGTTTATCAGCCTGCATGCTAATAGCTTTCCTGAACCAGTTTGGTCCGGGGCGCAGACATTCTATCATCCTTCTTCCGAGGAATCGCGTCTCATGGCTATAGCTGTGCAGAATGAGCTTTCCAGGCGTCTCGGTCCGAACCTCAGGCGGGCTAAACCTGGAGATGCGTATTTCGTCCTACGGAATGCCAGGATGCCTGCAATTCTCATCGAAGTCGGCTTTCTGTCGAACCCGCGCGAGGAAGGGCTGCTTGGAAGCCCGGAATACCGGGAGAAGGTGGCTGAGGCCATCTTTCACGGGATTATATGCTATCTAGCGGATAGACATAAGAGGGAGACCGAGGGTGCAAGGAACAATGGCACAGGTGTTCCAAGGAAAGATAGAGGAAAACCAGAGCAAAATGTGGAAAGGAAAAATACTCGGAGTTCTGGAGAGAATACAGCCAGGCAGGCGCTATCAATATCCCAGAATCAGGTGATCCTTTACTTTGCCGGACCAACGAACTTTGATGATTCACTTCTACCTGAGATAAGGGATATGGGTAGTAGTTTCATAGAGGCCCCTACTGAAGCTAAAGCATCCATGGTGGCGCGCGAGCTGATAAGCGGGCCTGCCGGAGAAAGCATGCTCTGCCGTACAATTCCGCCGGGTACTGCTACGGAGTGGATCAGCTTCAGCCATGACGGCACTCTCAGTCTCAGCTTTGGACCAGAGCTGTCCAGGCATCACTGGGGTGGCAGCAGGTGCGAAGAGCTTACCGTTTACTCGATTGTCAATACCCTATGCGGAATTCCTGGGGTCAAGAGAGTGAGATTGCTCATTGCAGATAAGAGAGTCGCCACCATCGCTGGCCATATTATGTTGGACGAGCCTTTTGAGATGAATTCGGCTATTGTTGAATCAAAATAAGAGACGAGGGGAAATCATGCCATGGTCGACGGGGAGCGAGATTGCTTTGTGATTCTCGAATTCAGAATCCGACAAGACTAAACGGAGATCGTCTTCGATTTGACGCATAGTGCTCTTCTTCAGCCCGTGACCTCCCCATATGTAGAAAAGGAGGTGCTTGATTGAAATGGATAATGGCAGATCCGGTATCGTATTTGCCGCGGTATCGCCTCACCCGCCGCTTCTTATCCCCCAAGTGGGGCGAGATCAGATCGAAATTGTCAGGATGACCCAGGATGCTATGAGAACTCTCGGAAGCGATATAAAGAAACTTTCGCCAGATGTCCTTGTTTTTGTGAGCCCTCATTCAGTGGTGCTGGGTGATTCTGTGGCTATCATGGGTGGCGATTCGTTACGCGGCAATTTCGGTGATTTTGGCGCGCGTGATGTCTCATTTGATGTGAAGTGTGACCAGGAAATGATCCAGAAGACCCAGGAAATGGCCCAGGATTTGGGAATCTTAACCGTAGTCATCGATGGTAAGGACAGATCCCGCCTTTCCTTGTATCGGAAGCTAGATCACGGGATAATGGTTCCTCTGTACTATATTGAAGAAGCTGGTGTGGATGTCCCAATAATGCTGGCCGGCGCATCATTTTTGCCTCTCGAGGAGATATATGCTTTCGGAATGGCTGTAAGCCAAGCCGCCCGGCACCTCGGGAGGAGGGCGGCATTCATTGCCAGCGGGGATCTCTCACACAGACTTACTTATGATGCCCCGGCTGGATATAGCGAGAGGGGTATAGAATTCGATAGACTCATCCTGAGGCTTCTGGAAGAAACAAATGTGGAAGACATAATACATATGGATCCTGACCTCGTGGAAAGCGCAGGAGAGTGTGGCTACAGGCCCATTATAGCCATGCTTGGCGCCCTCGACGGATTTGATTTGTCCGCCAAGGTGCTCTCCTATGAGGGGCCATTCGGAGTCGGATATGGCGTTGTGGAGGTTTGGCCGGGAGAGGAGAATCCAAGACGTGAATTTCTGACAAAGCTTATGGACTTCCGAAGACGTTTCGTCCTTGAACGGCGGAGATCCGAGAGTCCTTTGGTGACGCTGGCAAGGCAGGCTGTCGAGGAGTATGTCATACATAGGAGGGTCATAGATCCCCCAGAAAACCTTACCCCGGAGATGAGAAAGAGAGCTGGTGTCTTTTGCTCCATAAAGAAGCACGGGCAGCTCAGAGGGTGCATTGGGACCATATCCCCAGTTTCCAGGAATGTAGCGACTGAGGTGATAAGGAATGCTATTGCGGCGGCTACCGAGGATCCCCGTTTCATGCCAGTAAGGAGTGAGGAACTGGATGACCTGGTGTATTCGGTAGATGTCCTCTCCGAGCCGGAACCAATCAGGGGCCTAGAACAGCTTGACCCCAAGAGATATGGCGTGATTGTCAGAAAGGGCGGGAGGAGCGGTTTACTTCTGCCTGACTTGGAGGGCATATCGGACCCTGCGGAGCAGGTGGCTATTGCGAAACGCAAGGCAGGAATAAGGCCTGAGGAGGAGGTCTCGCTGGAGAGATTTGAGGTCGTGAGGTATTTATGAAGGAAGCTGCATATTATACTAAGATTGATCAAGAGGATGCTGTAAAATGCCTCCTGTGCCCAAGGGAATGCTCCATTCGTCCAGGCGCTTCAGGGGTTTGCCGCGCGCGGAAGAATATAGAGGGAAAGCTGTATTCTACTGTTTATGGCGAATACACCAGCATCGCTATCGACCCTGTCGAAAAGAAGCCGCTCTATCATTTCTATCCAGGTAGGACGATCCTATCCCTTGGAACGCGAGGATGCAATCTTCTTTGTAAGTTCTGCCAAAACTGGGAGATAAGCCAGGGCGATGTAGAGACCGAACATATCGAGCCGGATGAGGTTGTAGCACTTGCCAAGAAATATCGAGATAGAGCCGATTGCATAGGGATCGCGTATACATATTCAGAGCCGGTGGTATGGTATGAGTTCGTCCTGGATACTGCGAAGATTGCGCAAGAGGAAGGATTGAAGAATGTGCTTGTAACTAACGGCGAAATAAGGCCCGAACCTCTGGAGGCGATCCTTCCGTATATAGATGCAATGAACATAGATGTAAAGGCATTCACAGAGGGCTTCTATAAGAAGATATGCGGTGGCAGTCTCGCCCCGGTAAAGGAGACAGTGGAACTGGCCAGTCAGAAATGTCATGTGGAGCTTACGAATCTCGTGATCCCGGGGCTCAACGATTCGCCAGAGGAAATCTCCCAACTGATAGAC is a window of Bacillota bacterium DNA encoding:
- the amrS gene encoding AmmeMemoRadiSam system radical SAM enzyme, yielding MKEAAYYTKIDQEDAVKCLLCPRECSIRPGASGVCRARKNIEGKLYSTVYGEYTSIAIDPVEKKPLYHFYPGRTILSLGTRGCNLLCKFCQNWEISQGDVETEHIEPDEVVALAKKYRDRADCIGIAYTYSEPVVWYEFVLDTAKIAQEEGLKNVLVTNGEIRPEPLEAILPYIDAMNIDVKAFTEGFYKKICGGSLAPVKETVELASQKCHVELTNLVIPGLNDSPEEISQLIDWVAGINDAIPLHFSRYFPNYQMDLPPTPVDTLEMAWKAAKERLKYVYVGNIPHSEWDDTICYQCGKTVIQRRGFSVTDINLVNGHCAFCGAKIHVIG
- the amrA gene encoding AmmeMemoRadiSam system protein A; translation: MDNGRSGIVFAAVSPHPPLLIPQVGRDQIEIVRMTQDAMRTLGSDIKKLSPDVLVFVSPHSVVLGDSVAIMGGDSLRGNFGDFGARDVSFDVKCDQEMIQKTQEMAQDLGILTVVIDGKDRSRLSLYRKLDHGIMVPLYYIEEAGVDVPIMLAGASFLPLEEIYAFGMAVSQAARHLGRRAAFIASGDLSHRLTYDAPAGYSERGIEFDRLILRLLEETNVEDIIHMDPDLVESAGECGYRPIIAMLGALDGFDLSAKVLSYEGPFGVGYGVVEVWPGEENPRREFLTKLMDFRRRFVLERRRSESPLVTLARQAVEEYVIHRRVIDPPENLTPEMRKRAGVFCSIKKHGQLRGCIGTISPVSRNVATEVIRNAIAAATEDPRFMPVRSEELDDLVYSVDVLSEPEPIRGLEQLDPKRYGVIVRKGGRSGLLLPDLEGISDPAEQVAIAKRKAGIRPEEEVSLERFEVVRYL
- a CDS encoding class I SAM-dependent methyltransferase; its protein translation is MKDHYFSERPEAPHREKLIFARLRGSDYRFWTDSSVFSRERVDRGTRLLIDAMEIPPDATILDLGCGYGPVGIVAARLAPQGVVYMVDINERAIWLSRRNAQENNVRNVVVLQGEGFVPVKDLEFDVILTNPPIRAGRKVLIKLFEGARDHLGQGGTFWMVARTKQGVLTLASEMERIFGNADEVERGGGYRVIRSYMM